In Zingiber officinale cultivar Zhangliang chromosome 3B, Zo_v1.1, whole genome shotgun sequence, a single window of DNA contains:
- the LOC121967712 gene encoding flowering-promoting factor 1-like protein 3, producing MSGVWVFKNGVVRLENPGGSGEGSSGGGGGSSRRRKVLVHLPTEEVISSHEVLERYLRELGWEHYPSTPELIQYHRRSSVHLISLPRDFSRVSSVHMYDIVVKCRNVFEVRDA from the coding sequence ATGTCGGGAGTGTGGGTGTTCAAGAACGGGGTGGTGCGGCTGGAGAACCCCGGGGGCAGTGGAGAGGGAAgcagcggaggaggaggaggcagcAGTCGGCGGCGGAAGGTGTTGGTCCACCTGCCGACGGAGGAGGTGATTTCGTCGCACGAGGTTCTGGAGAGGTATCTGAGGGAGCTCGGGTGGGAGCACTACCCCAGCACGCCCGAACTCATCCAGTACCACCGGCGCTCCTCCGTCCACCTCATCTCCCTCCCCAGGGACTTCTCCCGCGTCTCCTCCGTCCACATGTACGACATTGTCGTCAAGTGCAGGAACGTCTTCGAGGTGCGTGATGCATGA